The Mugil cephalus isolate CIBA_MC_2020 chromosome 19, CIBA_Mcephalus_1.1, whole genome shotgun sequence genome has a window encoding:
- the arid6 gene encoding AT-rich interaction domain 6, with protein METQGRTEMAHGEEERAKEPLEEITEEQFLKELYMFMKKRDTPIERIPHLGFKQIDLFVMFKTVNDLGGYQQVTAQQLWKQVYNTLGGNPRSTSAATCTRRHYEKLLLPYECHVKGILISTLPPHQPKPFHYSSYSKDEDDGQRPAKRKLLSMPLHQGPHNLQSEPHGSLFASPLHFPHYYHPSHPVLPPYLPIPPSVLPPHSSLAPKLQFPFQPCELNSTDSVKEPLKRLRYLAEQYKTTSGLAEPLNLSVKASPRETNSNPVSSFAPPSSSKSPKFLNKPSTLYAHHPAEATGGDGCEGQDGEPSEGVPCVSYPPTAREEDIVDLTEKDADHVARKPCSPKTDFTIRPKEERGASPEVPPDVPREKDDNMVFEIPLSLFHKWLKLYGSSAMMHEAKEPPFTTHEEQSTRRIWPNADVLPTDLTFHMSPQHQGLAEDLRRNLPMPTASQLSAIQNGFSSYKPLPSGAILKNGASLDVRPFDQQDVNKSHISKSTLFWEAYDKETRDSQMKMDSGPVRGQPGKVHAEDLIQRGKQRSDMESSALLMLNSSSGSSPLFTTEEVMKLKRILSSSS; from the exons ATGGAAACACAG GGACGCACAGAAATGGCGCacggagaagaggagagggccAAAGAGCCGCTGGAGGAGATCACGGAGGAGCAGTTCCTCAAAGAACTCTACATGTTCATGAAGAAGAGGGATACACCGATAGAGAGGATCCCACATCTGGGCTTCAAACAAA ttgATTTATTTGTGATGTTCAAGACTGTCAATGACTTGGGTGGCTACCAACAG GTGACCGCACAGCAGCTGTGGAAACAAGTTTACAACACGCTTGGAGGAAATCCTCGAAGTACAAGTGCGGCCACCTGCACCCGCCGGCACTATGAGAA GTTGCTCCTGCCGTACGAATGCCACGTGAAAGGCATTTTGATAAGCACCCTGCCTCCGCATCAGCCAAAGCCCTTCCACTACAGCAGCTACAGCAAAGACGAGGACGACGGCCAGAGACCAGCCAAACGCAAGCTGTTATCAATGCCGCTGCACCAG GGTCCTCATAACCTCCAGTCAGAACCTCATGGGAGTCTCTTCGCGTCGCCGCTCCACTTCCCCCACTACTATCACCCAAGCCACCCAGTTCTTCCTCCGTAtctccccatccctccctctgtgttGCCGCCACACAGCTCCCTCGCCCCCAAGCTCCAGTTTCCTTTCCAACCGTGTGAGCTGAACTCAACGGACTCGGTTAAGGAGCCGCTGAAGCGCCTGCGCTACCTGGCGGAGCAGTACAAAACCACATCCGGACTGGCCGAACCGCTGAACCTCAGCGTCAAAGCATCGCCCCGGGAGACTAACAGCAACCCAGTGTCATCGTTCGCCCCACCGTCATCCAGCAAGAGCCCCAAGTTTTTAAACAAACCCTCCACGCTCTACGCTCATCATCCCGCGGAGGCGACCGGCGGTGACGGATGTGAAGGACAGGATGGCGAACCCAGCGAGGGAGTCCCATGCGTTTCATACCCGCCGACGGCGAGGGAGGAGGATATCGTCGACCTCACAGAAAAAGACGCCGACCACGTGGCGCGAAAACCCTGCTCTCCAAAAACAGACTTTACAATCAGgccaaaagaagaaagaggggcGAGTCCAGAAGTGCCTCCAGACGTGCCTCGGGAAAAAGATGACAATATGGTATTTGAAATACCGCTGTCTCTGTTTCACAAGTGGCTCAAGTTGTATGGATCCTCAGCCATGATGCATGAAGCTAAAGAGCCTCCATTTACAACCCATGAGGAACAGTCTACACGAAGGATCTGGCCCAACGCAGACGTCCTCCCCACCGACTTGACTTTTCACATGAGTCCCCAGCACCAGGGTTTGGCTGAGGATCTGAGGCGAAACCTGCCAATGCCAACAGCCAGTCAGCTCAGTGCCATCCAGAATGGATTCAGCAGCTACAAGCCTTTACCTTCAGGGGCCATTCTGAAGAACGGAGCCAGTCTGGACGTCCGTCCCTTTGACCAGCAAGACGTTAACAAGTCACACATCTCCAAGAGCACACTATTCTGGGAGGCCTACGACAAAGAAACCCGTGACAGCCAAATGAAAATGGACTCTGGTCCCGTCCGAGGTCAACCAGGCAAAGTCCACGCAGAAGACTTGATCCAAAGAGGGAAGCAGAGGTCGGACATGGAGTCGTCCGCTCTGCTAATGCTGAACTCCAGCTCGGGCTCTTCCCCGCTGTTCACCACCGAAGAAGTCATGAAGTTGAAGAGAATCCTCTCGAGCTCGTCGTGA